Proteins from a single region of Acidovorax sp. NCPPB 3576:
- a CDS encoding CsgG/HfaB family protein, which yields MQNRKVIWLAVVPLALVAALAGCGEKKTELGQGGSVVTGSAGPEGARNAARELVRCDAPVATLALAENPNGYIMGSGYQLPASPVPLVKLLAQQSGCFRVVDRAAGLRGTVQEQELKDAGVLRKNSTVQKGRGYEAQYTLTPSLTFSEQDAGRGLSGVIAMIPVLRDIAGLAGLVEQVKFKEAQTALLLSDNETTEQVAASTGAARSTDLGVGGLVFGKLGGAAGAGWSNTNEGKVIAAAFLDAHNQLVTQVRALQAKDMPPPVATARKPSGS from the coding sequence ATGCAAAACCGCAAAGTGATTTGGCTGGCCGTGGTTCCGCTGGCGCTGGTGGCCGCGCTGGCCGGCTGTGGCGAGAAGAAGACCGAGCTGGGGCAGGGCGGGTCGGTCGTGACCGGCTCGGCCGGCCCGGAAGGGGCGCGCAACGCCGCGCGCGAACTGGTGCGCTGCGATGCGCCCGTGGCCACGCTGGCGCTGGCTGAGAACCCGAACGGCTACATCATGGGTTCGGGCTACCAGTTGCCGGCCTCGCCCGTGCCGCTGGTCAAGCTGCTGGCACAGCAAAGCGGCTGCTTTCGCGTGGTGGACCGCGCGGCCGGCCTGCGCGGCACCGTGCAGGAGCAGGAGTTGAAGGACGCAGGCGTGCTGCGCAAGAATTCCACCGTGCAAAAAGGCCGGGGCTACGAGGCGCAGTACACGCTCACACCCAGCCTGACGTTCAGCGAACAGGACGCGGGCCGGGGGCTGTCCGGCGTCATCGCCATGATTCCGGTGCTGCGCGACATCGCGGGCCTGGCCGGCCTGGTCGAGCAAGTCAAGTTCAAGGAGGCGCAGACCGCGTTGCTGCTGTCCGACAACGAAACCACCGAGCAGGTGGCGGCCTCCACGGGCGCGGCACGCTCCACCGACCTGGGCGTGGGCGGCCTGGTGTTCGGCAAGCTCGGCGGCGCGGCCGGCGCAGGGTGGAGCAATACCAACGAAGGCAAGGTGATCGCCGCAGCCTTCCTTGATGCGCACAACCAGCTCGTCACGCAGGTGCGCGCGCTGCAGGCCAAGGACATGCCGCCACCCGTGGCCACGGCACGCAAACCTTCGGGAAGCTGA
- the folE gene encoding GTP cyclohydrolase I, translated as MFRQLAAESNDAPPEEGTPVSVKIRERLAAARKRFNANDNIAEFIEPGELELLLDEVESKMQGVLDSLVIDTATDHNTQNTARRVAKMYLNEVFKGRYAQQPPITEFPNAEHLNELMIVGPITVRSACSHHFCPVMGKIWIGVLPNEHTNVIGLSKYARLVDWVMGRPQIQEEAVVQLADLIMEKTQPDGLAIVMEASHFCMSWRGVREMDSKMLNSVMRGVFLKDPALRREFLSLIPGRN; from the coding sequence ATGTTCAGACAACTCGCCGCCGAATCGAACGACGCGCCGCCCGAAGAGGGCACGCCCGTTTCCGTCAAAATCCGCGAACGGCTGGCCGCGGCACGCAAGCGCTTCAATGCGAACGACAACATCGCCGAGTTCATCGAGCCCGGCGAACTGGAGTTGCTGCTCGACGAGGTCGAATCCAAGATGCAGGGCGTGCTCGACAGCCTGGTCATCGACACGGCCACCGACCACAACACCCAGAACACCGCGCGGCGCGTGGCCAAGATGTACCTCAACGAGGTCTTCAAGGGCCGCTACGCGCAGCAGCCGCCCATCACCGAGTTTCCCAACGCCGAGCACCTGAACGAGCTGATGATCGTCGGCCCGATCACCGTGCGCAGCGCCTGCAGCCACCACTTCTGCCCCGTGATGGGCAAGATCTGGATCGGCGTGCTGCCCAACGAGCACACCAACGTCATCGGCCTGTCGAAGTACGCACGGCTGGTGGACTGGGTCATGGGCCGCCCGCAGATCCAGGAAGAGGCCGTGGTGCAGCTGGCCGACCTCATCATGGAAAAGACCCAGCCCGACGGCCTGGCCATCGTGATGGAGGCCAGCCACTTCTGCATGTCCTGGCGCGGCGTGCGCGAGATGGACAGCAAGATGCTCAACTCCGTCATGCGCGGCGTCTTCCTCAAGGACCCGGCCCTGCGCCGCGAATTCCTCTCGCTCATTCCCGGAAGGAACTGA
- the nudB gene encoding dihydroneopterin triphosphate diphosphatase, with the protein MQGFKIPESVLVVIHTPALDVLLIQRAGGGDHWQSVTGSKDWPEEPFEDAAAREVREETGIDARAPGCVLADWALENVYDIWPQWLHRYAPGVVRNRERLFGLCVPAGTPVVLSPREHVAWRWLPWRDAALACFSPSNAEACLMLPRFTPPAGPASWPGATSAEVAAPPRGRPVR; encoded by the coding sequence TTGCAAGGCTTCAAGATCCCGGAGTCCGTGCTGGTGGTGATCCACACCCCGGCGCTCGATGTGCTGCTGATCCAACGCGCGGGCGGTGGCGATCACTGGCAATCGGTCACCGGCAGCAAGGACTGGCCCGAGGAGCCGTTCGAAGACGCGGCAGCGCGCGAAGTGCGCGAGGAAACCGGCATCGATGCCCGCGCGCCCGGCTGCGTGCTGGCCGACTGGGCGCTGGAGAACGTCTATGACATCTGGCCGCAGTGGCTGCACCGCTATGCGCCCGGCGTGGTGCGCAACCGCGAGCGGCTGTTCGGCCTGTGCGTGCCGGCGGGAACGCCGGTGGTGCTGAGCCCGCGCGAGCATGTGGCGTGGCGGTGGCTGCCGTGGCGCGATGCGGCGCTGGCCTGCTTTTCGCCCTCCAACGCCGAGGCCTGCCTGATGCTACCGCGGTTCACGCCGCCCGCCGGGCCGGCGAGCTGGCCTGGCGCTACATCGGCCGAAGTCGCAGCACCGCCGCGAGGTCGGCCGGTTCGCTGA
- a CDS encoding endonuclease/exonuclease/phosphatase family protein, producing the protein MDPSDILRVATYNIHKGVQGLGPARRLEIHNLGHAVEQLDADIVCLQEVRKMHRREQQYFQRWPDMPQAEFLAPEGYEAVYRTNAVTRHGEHGNALLSRWPVIGHRHEDISDHRFEQRGLLHVEVEIHGRRVHAIVVHLGLIPGSRVRQVAQLQRFIAREVPPHEPLVVAGDFNDWGLQVKRALAACGLYEYEEAPRTFTYPARLPMVQLDHVYVRGLTPLGLHVPRGRIWWRMSDHLPLIAEFRL; encoded by the coding sequence ATGGACCCCTCCGACATCCTGCGCGTTGCCACCTACAACATCCACAAAGGGGTACAGGGCCTGGGCCCGGCCCGCCGCCTGGAGATCCACAACCTGGGCCATGCCGTCGAGCAGCTCGACGCCGACATCGTCTGCCTGCAGGAGGTGCGCAAGATGCACCGCCGCGAGCAGCAGTACTTCCAGCGCTGGCCCGACATGCCCCAGGCCGAGTTCCTGGCGCCCGAGGGCTACGAGGCGGTGTACCGCACCAACGCCGTCACCCGCCACGGCGAGCACGGCAATGCGCTGCTGTCGCGCTGGCCGGTGATCGGGCACCGGCACGAGGACATCTCCGACCACCGCTTCGAGCAGCGCGGCCTGCTGCATGTCGAGGTCGAGATCCACGGCCGCCGCGTGCATGCCATCGTGGTGCACCTGGGCCTGATCCCCGGCAGCCGCGTGCGCCAGGTGGCGCAGCTGCAGCGCTTCATCGCCCGCGAGGTGCCGCCGCACGAGCCGCTGGTGGTGGCCGGCGATTTCAACGACTGGGGCCTGCAGGTCAAGCGCGCGCTGGCGGCCTGCGGGCTGTACGAGTACGAGGAGGCGCCCCGCACCTTCACCTACCCGGCGCGCCTGCCCATGGTGCAGCTCGACCACGTGTACGTGCGCGGGCTCACGCCGCTCGGCCTGCACGTGCCGCGCGGGCGCATCTGGTGGCGCATGTCGGACCACCTGCCGCTCATCGCCGAGTTCCGCCTGTGA
- a CDS encoding response regulator — protein sequence MATAKEPDPTESQALVIDSNATSRSILVAQLREYGIHRVVQCSRVQDARSRLEHTVFDYVLCEQYFAESGQSGQTLLDDLRRAQMLPFSTVFFMVTAEASYAAVAEAAESALDGYLLKPFTPSALFERLGLARLRKTHLRPIFDAIGREDFEAAAQLCVERFEARKPYWLYAARIGTELLLRLARHDEARTLFEAVIEARALPWAKLGVARAQIESGQAPRAITTLQGLIGEDASFADAYDVLGRAQVEMGHFEDAMATYRTASSLTPDSVVRLQKLGMMAHYMGDRETAAKALSRAAVLGIDSKLFDYQSLVLLAFSHFAGNDRKGLERCMADFARILERHGDSRRVQRFSEIVAVLQQIQQRQFAQAVAGVRSMAREIGMGDFDYEAACNLSSLLAVLAATSIDLHEGPAWVTAIGMRYANTRGLCELMANACQVHDEYADIVRGCLPQINKTAENAVALSLSGDPGGAVAQLIDSAGTTLNTKLLDMAQQMLARHAGRIEDAAARQEAIDALRVRCGTTTPRAVLGQATERKPGELVLRTSSAASAPPGPGPSAAPTSPASPFSEPADLAAVLRLRPM from the coding sequence ATGGCCACCGCCAAAGAACCAGATCCTACGGAATCCCAGGCGCTGGTGATCGACAGCAACGCGACGTCGCGCAGCATCCTGGTGGCGCAACTGCGCGAATACGGCATCCACCGCGTGGTGCAGTGCAGCCGGGTGCAGGACGCGCGCAGCCGGCTGGAGCACACCGTGTTCGACTACGTGCTGTGCGAGCAGTATTTCGCCGAGTCCGGGCAGTCCGGCCAGACGCTGCTGGACGACCTGCGGCGCGCCCAGATGCTGCCGTTTTCCACCGTGTTCTTCATGGTCACCGCCGAGGCCTCCTACGCCGCGGTGGCCGAGGCGGCCGAGTCCGCGCTGGACGGCTACCTGCTCAAGCCCTTCACGCCCAGCGCGCTGTTCGAGCGGCTGGGCCTGGCCCGCCTGCGCAAGACGCACCTGCGCCCCATCTTCGACGCCATCGGGCGGGAGGACTTCGAGGCCGCCGCCCAGCTGTGCGTGGAGCGCTTCGAGGCGCGCAAGCCCTACTGGCTGTATGCCGCGCGCATCGGCACCGAGCTGCTGCTGCGCCTGGCGCGGCACGACGAGGCCCGCACCCTGTTCGAGGCGGTGATCGAGGCGCGCGCCCTGCCCTGGGCCAAACTGGGGGTGGCGCGGGCGCAGATCGAATCCGGCCAGGCGCCGCGGGCCATCACCACCTTGCAGGGGCTGATCGGGGAAGACGCCTCGTTCGCCGACGCGTATGACGTGCTGGGGCGCGCGCAGGTCGAGATGGGCCACTTCGAAGATGCCATGGCCACCTACCGCACGGCCAGCAGCCTCACGCCCGACTCGGTGGTGCGGCTGCAAAAGCTCGGCATGATGGCCCACTACATGGGCGACCGCGAGACCGCGGCCAAGGCCCTGTCGCGCGCGGCGGTGCTGGGCATCGACTCCAAGCTGTTCGACTACCAGTCGCTGGTGCTGCTGGCGTTTTCGCATTTCGCGGGCAACGACCGCAAGGGCCTGGAGCGCTGCATGGCCGACTTCGCGCGCATCCTGGAGCGCCACGGCGACAGCCGGCGCGTGCAGCGCTTCAGCGAAATCGTCGCCGTGCTGCAGCAGATACAGCAGCGCCAGTTCGCCCAGGCCGTGGCGGGGGTGCGCTCCATGGCGCGCGAGATCGGCATGGGCGACTTCGACTACGAGGCCGCCTGCAATCTGAGCAGCCTGCTGGCCGTGCTGGCGGCCACCTCCATCGACCTGCACGAAGGCCCCGCGTGGGTCACCGCCATCGGCATGCGCTACGCCAACACGCGCGGGCTGTGCGAGCTGATGGCCAATGCCTGCCAGGTCCACGACGAATATGCGGACATCGTGCGCGGCTGCCTGCCCCAGATCAACAAAACCGCCGAGAACGCGGTGGCGCTGAGCCTGTCGGGCGACCCTGGCGGCGCGGTGGCGCAATTGATCGATTCCGCCGGCACCACGCTCAACACCAAGCTGCTGGACATGGCGCAGCAGATGCTGGCCCGGCATGCGGGCCGCATCGAAGACGCAGCGGCGCGGCAGGAGGCCATCGACGCCCTGCGCGTGCGCTGCGGCACGACCACGCCGCGTGCCGTGCTGGGGCAGGCCACCGAAAGAAAACCAGGCGAGCTGGTGCTGCGCACATCCAGCGCCGCGAGCGCGCCACCGGGCCCCGGGCCATCGGCTGCGCCCACTTCTCCTGCTTCGCCATTCAGCGAACCGGCCGACCTCGCGGCGGTGCTGCGACTTCGGCCGATGTAG
- a CDS encoding chemotaxis protein CheW, whose product MSHASPFLANPEQWLRYMPAAQHQRQELRLVENAWDHLSLLSSLSLLSSKASSGHDLAQARRDFAALSADLMRGLAGEALKNRLDDLVSRAQVCIDVLVRNLFERTADIGFFATDVGVAEFLGHPDPDTRPGIEPRLREYADKYTVYGNIFLFDTAGRPCAQLHAVEPLASHGHRQADSAFLQSVLQSHAAYAEHYAVHGFSGQEAKTLMYARRVEVQGHAVGVLCLQFKLADEMPAIFDSVQGGDAVLALTDAEGRVLVSSDPLQLPAGWRLPQAAAAGVQPIHHASRRYLMAVRDTQGFQGYAGPGWRGVALLPLEVAFDEAEQGDADAFPVELAGHADVLSQELRDIPGRSATIQSALERSVWNGLLDLHQLGGDAAAPRELQFAKTLLSEIGATARKTALAFASALQDLYGVVMRSLLSDAQGRASLAMQILDRNLYERANDCRWWALTPQFARTLEAGTPGCEKATAVLQEINRLYTVYACLVLFDREGRVVAVSQPGQAQQVGVQLDEEWVGRCLRLQGSQGYAVSRYGPSRFYGQGPTFVYAAAVRGERGERSGEGNGRSAPAPLLGGIAIVWDAAEQLSSILADCAVGAGGRDVLAFVDAQRAVVCATDNAADAAQAAHAALPAWAAGRTEPRMAVLGRDLYATGFARGQGYREFRAQDGYDHGLGCTVLRHVCEHHAAAALAPALATVPGARADAAQGLQLASFRMGAQWFGLEAASVVEAAPDVTVLHAGGLRAPFLGLAQIGHRVCPVVDLRSVIAGPQGVAPAPALRGGDPNRQIVVVRAALDDGRMQEFALRVDALGAILELDRRTLQPVGVGAAAGAAPLVDAVVPVATVGEPAGRAMLCRISPHWLQQCAAGALGDAPRQDLQALLAAAA is encoded by the coding sequence GTGTCTCACGCGTCTCCCTTTCTGGCCAACCCCGAGCAATGGTTGCGCTATATGCCGGCGGCGCAGCATCAGCGCCAGGAGTTGAGACTGGTCGAGAACGCGTGGGACCACCTGTCCCTGCTGTCATCCCTGTCGTTGCTGTCCTCCAAGGCGTCTTCGGGGCACGATCTGGCGCAAGCCCGCCGGGACTTTGCGGCCCTGTCGGCCGACCTGATGCGCGGCCTGGCCGGCGAGGCCCTCAAGAACCGGCTCGATGATCTGGTGTCGCGCGCCCAGGTGTGCATCGACGTGCTGGTGCGCAACCTCTTCGAGCGCACGGCCGACATCGGCTTTTTCGCCACCGACGTGGGCGTGGCCGAATTTCTGGGCCACCCCGATCCCGACACCCGCCCCGGCATCGAGCCGCGCCTGCGCGAGTACGCCGACAAGTACACGGTGTACGGCAACATCTTCCTGTTCGACACCGCCGGCCGGCCCTGCGCCCAACTGCATGCGGTGGAGCCGCTCGCGTCGCACGGGCACCGGCAGGCCGACAGCGCCTTTCTGCAATCGGTGCTGCAAAGCCATGCGGCCTACGCCGAGCATTACGCGGTGCACGGCTTCAGTGGCCAGGAGGCCAAAACCCTGATGTATGCCCGCCGCGTGGAGGTCCAGGGCCACGCCGTGGGCGTGCTGTGCCTGCAGTTCAAGCTGGCCGATGAAATGCCGGCCATCTTCGATTCGGTGCAGGGTGGCGACGCGGTGCTGGCGCTCACGGACGCCGAGGGCCGCGTGCTGGTGTCCAGCGACCCGCTGCAGCTGCCGGCCGGCTGGCGGCTGCCGCAGGCTGCGGCGGCGGGCGTGCAGCCGATCCACCACGCGAGCCGGCGTTACCTGATGGCCGTGCGGGACACGCAAGGGTTCCAGGGCTATGCCGGGCCGGGCTGGCGCGGCGTGGCGCTGCTGCCGCTGGAGGTGGCCTTCGACGAGGCCGAGCAGGGCGATGCAGACGCCTTTCCCGTCGAATTGGCAGGCCACGCCGATGTGCTGTCGCAAGAGCTGCGAGACATTCCGGGGCGCTCGGCCACCATCCAGTCGGCGCTCGAACGCTCGGTGTGGAACGGCCTGCTGGACCTGCACCAGCTCGGCGGCGATGCGGCCGCGCCGCGCGAGCTGCAGTTCGCCAAGACCTTGCTGTCCGAGATCGGCGCCACCGCCCGCAAGACGGCCCTGGCCTTCGCGAGCGCCCTGCAGGACTTGTATGGCGTGGTCATGCGTTCGCTGCTGAGCGACGCCCAGGGCCGTGCGTCGCTGGCCATGCAGATCCTGGACCGCAACCTGTACGAGCGGGCCAACGATTGCCGCTGGTGGGCGCTGACGCCGCAGTTCGCGCGCACGCTGGAGGCCGGCACGCCGGGCTGCGAAAAAGCCACTGCCGTGCTGCAGGAGATCAACCGCCTGTACACCGTGTACGCCTGCCTGGTGCTGTTCGACCGCGAGGGCCGCGTGGTGGCCGTCTCGCAGCCCGGCCAGGCGCAGCAGGTGGGCGTGCAACTGGATGAGGAATGGGTGGGGCGCTGCCTGCGCCTGCAGGGCAGCCAGGGCTATGCGGTGAGCCGCTACGGGCCGAGCCGGTTCTACGGCCAGGGCCCGACCTTCGTCTATGCCGCTGCGGTGCGCGGCGAGCGGGGCGAACGCAGCGGTGAAGGCAACGGCCGCAGCGCCCCGGCTCCGCTGCTGGGCGGCATCGCCATCGTCTGGGATGCGGCCGAGCAGCTGTCGTCCATCCTCGCCGACTGCGCGGTGGGCGCTGGCGGGCGCGATGTGCTGGCGTTCGTCGATGCGCAGCGCGCGGTGGTCTGCGCCACGGACAACGCAGCCGATGCGGCCCAGGCGGCCCATGCGGCGCTGCCCGCATGGGCCGCCGGCCGCACCGAGCCGCGCATGGCGGTGCTCGGCCGCGACCTGTACGCCACGGGATTCGCGCGCGGCCAGGGCTACCGCGAGTTCCGCGCGCAGGACGGCTACGACCACGGCCTGGGCTGCACCGTGCTGCGCCATGTGTGCGAGCACCATGCCGCTGCGGCGCTGGCGCCTGCCCTGGCCACGGTGCCCGGTGCGCGCGCCGATGCGGCGCAGGGCCTGCAACTGGCCTCGTTCCGCATGGGCGCGCAGTGGTTCGGGCTGGAGGCCGCCTCGGTGGTCGAGGCCGCGCCCGATGTGACCGTGCTGCACGCGGGCGGCCTGCGCGCGCCGTTCCTCGGCCTGGCGCAGATCGGGCACCGCGTGTGCCCGGTGGTGGACCTGCGCAGCGTGATCGCCGGGCCGCAGGGCGTGGCGCCCGCGCCGGCGCTGCGCGGTGGCGACCCGAACCGGCAGATCGTGGTGGTGCGCGCGGCGCTGGATGATGGCCGCATGCAGGAGTTTGCGCTGCGCGTGGATGCGCTCGGCGCCATCCTCGAACTGGACCGCCGCACGCTGCAGCCGGTGGGCGTGGGGGCCGCCGCCGGTGCGGCGCCGCTGGTCGATGCCGTGGTGCCCGTGGCCACGGTGGGCGAGCCGGCCGGACGGGCCATGCTTTGCCGCATCTCGCCGCACTGGTTGCAGCAGTGCGCGGCCGGGGCGCTGGGGGATGCGCCGCGGCAGGATCTGCAGGCGCTGCTCGCCGCGGCGGCGTGA
- a CDS encoding BLUF domain-containing protein: MLVRLLYASRAVDPSPDAIEAILAQSRQHNPTCGITGVLCYGGGVFLQAIEGGRSAVSDLYGHIQKDPRHKNVELLHFEEIHERRFGGWTMGQVNLTRINHSILLKYSEKPELDPYSVSGRVSFALLEELMATASIIGRA, translated from the coding sequence ATGCTCGTCCGACTGCTTTACGCCAGCCGCGCCGTGGACCCCTCGCCCGACGCCATCGAAGCCATCCTCGCCCAGTCGCGCCAGCACAACCCCACCTGCGGCATCACGGGCGTGCTCTGCTACGGCGGGGGCGTGTTCCTGCAGGCGATCGAGGGCGGCCGCTCCGCGGTGAGCGACCTCTACGGCCACATCCAGAAGGACCCGCGGCACAAGAACGTGGAACTGCTGCACTTCGAGGAGATCCACGAACGCCGCTTCGGCGGCTGGACCATGGGCCAGGTCAACCTGACCCGCATCAACCATTCCATCTTGCTCAAATACTCCGAAAAGCCCGAGCTGGACCCGTATTCGGTGTCGGGCCGCGTGTCGTTCGCGCTGCTGGAAGAACTGATGGCCACGGCGTCCATCATCGGCCGCGCCTAG
- a CDS encoding DMT family transporter → MTFNAFALILLAGLIHACWNIAAKKAGGDSRFAFFTSVLMMLGWAPLGWWLGRDAVPEWGAREWGFVVASGLLHVAYYVILLRGYRKADLTVVYPLARGSGPLMSSLVAITFLGEQISLLGGLGIAGVVGGVFLIAGGPALLRAAHDPAARQRVHAGIRYGVLTGAFIASYTVVDGYAVKVLRMSPILVDYMGNFVRVAVLAPVVLRDLPAARVLWRMQWRFALLVAAVSPVAYVLVLYAMQEAPLSHVAPAREVSMLFAALIGGHLLGEGDRAARIAGAVLIAAGVTALALG, encoded by the coding sequence GTGACCTTCAACGCCTTCGCGCTCATCCTGCTGGCCGGCCTCATCCATGCGTGCTGGAACATCGCGGCCAAGAAAGCGGGCGGCGATTCGCGCTTTGCCTTCTTCACCTCGGTGCTGATGATGCTGGGGTGGGCGCCGCTGGGCTGGTGGCTCGGGCGCGATGCCGTGCCCGAATGGGGCGCCAGGGAATGGGGCTTCGTCGTGGCCAGCGGCCTGCTGCACGTGGCGTACTACGTGATCTTGCTGCGCGGCTACCGGAAGGCCGACCTCACGGTGGTGTATCCGCTCGCGCGCGGCTCGGGGCCGTTGATGTCATCGCTCGTCGCGATCACGTTCCTGGGCGAGCAGATATCGCTGCTGGGGGGCCTGGGCATCGCGGGCGTGGTGGGCGGGGTGTTCCTCATCGCCGGCGGCCCCGCGCTCCTGCGCGCCGCGCACGACCCGGCCGCGCGGCAGCGGGTGCATGCGGGCATCCGCTACGGCGTGCTCACCGGCGCGTTCATCGCCAGCTACACGGTGGTGGACGGCTACGCGGTGAAGGTGCTGCGCATGTCGCCCATCCTCGTGGATTACATGGGCAACTTCGTGCGGGTGGCGGTGCTCGCGCCCGTGGTGCTGCGCGATCTGCCGGCCGCGCGCGTGCTCTGGCGCATGCAGTGGCGCTTCGCCCTGCTGGTGGCGGCGGTGAGCCCGGTGGCCTATGTGCTGGTGCTGTACGCCATGCAGGAGGCCCCGCTGTCGCACGTGGCGCCGGCGCGCGAGGTGTCGATGCTGTTCGCCGCGCTCATCGGCGGCCACCTGCTGGGCGAGGGCGACCGGGCCGCACGCATCGCCGGCGCGGTGCTGATCGCGGCGGGCGTCACCGCCTTGGCGCTGGGGTAG
- the clsB gene encoding cardiolipin synthase ClsB: protein MSHAAALGADHRVRLLQGSEELFAALVADMDAATSDIQFETYIFDCTGTGAGIAQALVRAAERGVRVHLVVDGVGTGSLPGPWPDRFQAAGVQMQVYSPVGTLGLLLPHRWRRLHRKLCVVDGCVLFCGGINVLDDLHDPNHGVLEAPRFDFAVRAEGRLVAQADDAMQHVWWRLKAMRDARRHRLADALRDLRAAAQARREQERAADAGPGMRAALVLRDNLRNRSRIERAYRRAIANARHEIIIANAYFVPGGKLRRALVLAARRGVRVRLLLQGRYEYFMQYHAARPVYGALLKAGVEIHEYSPSFLHAKVAVVDALGDHPWATVGSSNLDPLSLLLAREANVVIEDAGFAADLRERLVHAMEHAGQRMDPRAYAERPWRQRALDRIAFALMRAALWVTGNRY from the coding sequence ATGTCGCATGCCGCCGCGCTGGGCGCGGACCACCGCGTCCGCCTGCTGCAGGGGTCCGAGGAACTGTTCGCGGCCCTCGTGGCCGACATGGACGCCGCCACGTCCGACATCCAGTTCGAGACCTACATCTTCGACTGCACCGGCACCGGCGCCGGCATTGCCCAGGCGCTGGTGCGCGCCGCCGAACGCGGCGTGCGCGTGCACCTGGTGGTGGACGGCGTGGGCACCGGCTCGCTGCCCGGCCCGTGGCCCGATCGGTTCCAGGCCGCGGGCGTGCAGATGCAGGTGTATTCGCCGGTCGGCACGCTGGGCCTCTTGCTGCCGCACCGCTGGCGCCGGCTGCACCGCAAGCTGTGCGTCGTGGACGGCTGCGTGCTGTTTTGCGGCGGCATCAACGTGCTGGACGACCTGCACGACCCCAACCACGGCGTGCTGGAAGCCCCGCGCTTCGATTTCGCGGTGCGCGCCGAGGGCCGGCTGGTGGCGCAGGCCGACGACGCCATGCAGCACGTGTGGTGGCGGCTCAAGGCCATGCGCGACGCGCGCCGCCATCGCCTGGCCGATGCCCTGCGCGATCTGCGCGCGGCTGCACAGGCCCGGCGGGAGCAGGAGCGCGCGGCGGATGCGGGCCCCGGCATGCGGGCCGCGCTGGTGCTGCGCGACAACCTGCGCAACCGCAGCCGCATCGAGCGCGCCTACCGCCGCGCCATCGCCAACGCGCGGCACGAGATCATCATCGCCAACGCCTACTTCGTGCCCGGCGGCAAGCTGCGCCGCGCGCTGGTGCTGGCCGCGCGCCGCGGCGTGCGCGTGCGCCTGCTGCTGCAGGGGCGCTACGAATACTTCATGCAGTACCACGCGGCCCGTCCCGTGTACGGCGCGCTGCTCAAGGCCGGCGTGGAGATCCACGAGTATTCGCCCAGCTTCCTGCACGCCAAGGTGGCGGTGGTCGATGCGCTGGGCGACCACCCCTGGGCCACCGTGGGCTCGTCCAACCTCGATCCGCTGTCGCTGCTGCTGGCGCGCGAGGCCAACGTGGTGATCGAGGACGCGGGCTTCGCCGCCGACCTGCGCGAACGTCTGGTGCACGCCATGGAGCACGCCGGCCAGCGCATGGACCCGCGCGCCTACGCCGAGCGCCCCTGGCGCCAGCGCGCGCTGGACCGCATCGCATTCGCCCTCATGCGCGCCGCGCTCTGGGTGACCGGCAACCGCTACTGA